The genomic segment AATTCCTTTTATTAAGATAAACCCGAAAGATAAATATATATATTCCGTTTTTTTTTTCATTTTTTTTTTATCTAGAAGAAACGGAATAAACCTTTCTGTTTCAACGAATCGCACGTAGAGATATTGATAAAACACATAGAGTTAATGGTATTTCATAACTAATCGCTTGAGCAGCAGCTCGCAGACCACCTAAAAAAGAATATTTATTATTTGATCCATATCCTGACATAAGAAGTCCGATCGGAGCAACACTTGAGATGGCAATCCATAAAAAAATACCGATATTGAGATCCGCTAAAACAAGGTGATTGCTAAAAGGAATTACTGAATAACTTAGTAAAATAGAGATAACTGCTATAGATGGTCCAATACTAAATAAAGGAGTATTTCCTCTAGATGGACGAAGATCTTCTTTGAAAAGTAGTTTTGTCCCGTCGGCTAAAGCTTGAAGAATTCCTAACGGGCCGGCGTATTCAGGTCCAATACGTTGTTGTATCCCTGCAGATATTTCTCTTTCTAACCACACAATTACTAGTACACCAGTTATGATTCCCAATACAAGAGAAAATATAGGGACAAATATCCATATGAGTCCATAGACCTCTTTTAAAGATTCCAATCTAAGAAAAGAATTTATTGTTTGTACTTCTGTTGCATAAATTATCATTTTAACGATCAACTTCTCCCATAATTATATCTATGCTACCGAGTATCGTCATAATATCAGCCAATTTCATTCTTTTAACTAGTTCAGGAAGAATTTGCAAATTAATAAAACCCGGCGGTCGGATTTTCCATCTCCAAGGAAAACCACTTTGATCTCCTATGAGAAAAATTCCCAATTCCCCTTTTGGAGCTTCAACTCTTACGTAAAGTTCTTGTTTCGATAATTCAAAAGTAGGGGAAGGTTTTTTACTAATGAATCGATATTCAAAATCATTCCACTCTGGATTCCTTTTTTTATCAAAGCCTCTGCTTTCTAAATTTTCATAGGGACCCCCCGGAAGTCCTTCCAGAGCCTGTTGAATAATTTTGATGGATTCTGTCATTTCGCTAAGTCGTACTAAATAACGAGCTAATGAATCTCCTTGTTTTTGCCACTGAATTTCCCATTCAAATTCATCGTAAGACTCATAACGATCAACTTTACGAAGATCCCATGGTATTCCGGATGCGCGTAACATTGGTCCGGATAAACCCCAATTTATTGCTTCTTCCCCACCAATAATCCCAACGCCTTCAACTCGTTCTAAAAAAATAGGATTTCGTGTAATAAGTTTTTGATATTCAACAACCTCTGTTAAAAAATAATCACAAAAATCCAAGCATTTATCTATCCAACCATAAGGTAAATCCGCCGCTATTCCTCCAATACGAAAAAAATTATGCATCATTCTCATACCGGTGGCAGCTTCGAATAGATCATATACAAATTCTCGTTCTCTGAAAATATAGAAAAAGGGAGTCTGTGCCCCAATATCTGCCATAAAAGGGCCAAGCCATAACAGATGAGAAGCTATACGACTCAATTCTAGCATAATTACTCTGATATAGCTGGCTCTTTTAGGAACTTGAATATTTCCTAATTGTTCGGGTCCGTTTACTGTTATTGCTTCTGTAAACATAGTAGCTAAATAATCCCACCGCGTTACATAAGGTAAATATTGTATAATTGCTCGGTTTTCTGCAATTTTTTCCATTCCTCTGTGTAAATAACCCAATATGGGTTCACAATCAACAACATCCTCACCGTCTAGAGTAACAATTAAGCGAAGAACACCGTGCATGGATGGGTGGTGAGGTCCCATATTGACTATCATAAGATCTTTTCCTGTAACTGGTCTCTTCATAAGTTTTTCCTTGATTCGTTCTGGTATGAATTAGATTGCTGAAAAAGAAGTTTATTCAAAAATTCAAGATCTAAAAAATTAACTAATTCACAATTTTGGAATTTAACGAGTTTTTAATTCCCGAATATTCAACTGATTAATTAATTCTTTATAACGTACTCTATTTTTTTTTGACAAATAAGCCAGCAGTCGTTGACGTTTTCCCAGAATTTTTCGTAGACCTCTCTGAGATAAATAATCTTTTCTGTGCAATTCCAAATGTGAAGTAAGTCTTCGTATCTTATTAGTGAAACTGACTACTTGAAATTCAACAGATCCCTTGCTTTCTTCTTTTTTTTCTTGAAATGAAATGAATGTATTTTTTATCATAAAAAGAAATCCTTCCCTTTTTAATATGAATTGAAAGATATGAATTTTACTGATCAGTAATAATAATGGTAGTTTTTTTGTACAAGGATCCGAATTTAATTATCAACTTATTAATTCTTAATTTTATAAAAAAAAAGTTTAAATTTCGATCTAAAAAAGGAGGATTTTAAAAATTTATTTATGAATTCGCTCTGAGTGGTATCTATGTCATTAATTCAATGAATCTCATGTATAAAGATTGAATTAAAAAAAATCCCTCACATTTGTGCATCCAATTGTTTTCATATACCGTAACTTATATTATATATTGTTCATATACCGTAACTTAATACTATATATATAGTCAAAATATAGTAAAAAGGATCTACCATTAATGCATTTGAAATCGCGTATACATGTGTATTCTTATCATACTGAAATGATTTCCATTAGTCGTATTAAACCAATAGCGATTCATACAAGCTAAATCTTCTAATCGAAAATTGGGCCAAAGAAAGGATTTTAATTTAATTAGGTTTTTTTTATCCTTATCAAGATCTTTCTTTTTATTCAAAACTGTGGTCAAGTTTTGAATATTTGTATCAAATTTTGAATTTCTATCCCTTGCATTTTTTTTTTTTAAATTGAAACAAATTAGAATTCGAAATTCTTTACGTCGTTTAGGGGATAGAATAGTTTCAGGGACAAAGAAATTTAAACTTTTTTTTTTATAAATATAGCTTTTTTTTTTTGATCTTTTACTTATTTTTTGTTTATTTTTATGAACCAATGAAATCCCGATGGTTCTATATATAATAAGTTGGCCGTCGTTTTTTACAGACAAACGAACAGGTTCAACAATCAATATTCCTTTTTTCATTAATTTTGAAAAAGTGAAATTCTTCTCAATCATTAGAATATCTAAGCTCATCTCTCCTCTTTCAATACAAGATATCGTTATCTCGGTTGGATTTTTTAGTCTAACCAAGAGACAGTATGCTTTTACATTATTGAGGATTTTTTGATTAAAAAAACAATTCCATCGCAATTGAAAACGCGAATACCTTTTGAGAAATAAGTCAAGTTCCGCTTCGGTATTGCTTTTTGGTTTTTTTTTATTTTTACGTTTTTTTATCTTCGATTCTGTATAATTTTCTTCAATATTTTTTTCTTGCTTTGATAGAGCTGATTCCGTATTTATTTTTGTTTCTTTATCTGATTCAAACTCTTCTTGACCTGCTGATTCGTTTTCTTCTTTATTTAGATTAAAAAACCGAAGGAATTTTTTTTCGTTTGATGGTATAAAACCTTTTTTCTTTAGGGTGATCTGTTTATTCACATTTTTTGTTTCATTAAAATTGAAAAGAAGTGATTTAATTGGTATGACCCACGGTTTCATTTTATATGTACTAGAAAATAAGAAAAATTCTGGAAAGAAAAAAAAGTCAAAATTTGTTATACGAGGATTTAGTATTTCTTCATTCATTCCCATCCAATCAAAAAAATTTATTTTTTGATTGGCAAGACTCGTCTTAGTTATTTTATAAATTCTTTTATAATTCTTAACTTTAGTTTTAATATATTTTTTTTTACTCCTAGTATCAAGCTCAATATTTACTTTTTTTCTAAACCAAAAGTTGAGAATTCTCCAATCCAAATATTTTCTATGCAAAATTTCCCCTATACTGCGAATATTATATTTTTCTAGAAAACAAGAGATTAAAAAATTTTCTAGGCCTGTAGACATATCAAAAAATTTTTCTGTAGAATGAATAGATTTGTAGCAAAAAAGATTATATATAGAATCCTTTTTGAAATTCTGTTTATGTTTTGGATTGAAAAATAAGTTAGCCTCACAAAAATTTTGTTTTTTGTAATTATCAAAAATTTTTTTTTCGTATGAATCCACTTTGTTTAAACTTGGATTTAGAACTAGAGAGTCTTGGTTTAGTTTTTTTTTCCATTTTTGGGTTACTAATCTAGCCCATGCAATCTGAGGTAAATTATATTGAGAATGACTTCGTAACCAGTTTTTCCATTGATTTATTTCGGAATTTAAAAGGGTTTTATCTTTCCATTCATAATGAAAGATTCCTTGTTCTTTAAAAAAATCTTTTATTTGATTCTTAACAAAAAAGGATGTTATGTATATGTTATATTCAAAAAAAGACTTTAATTTAGAAAAGTTACTAACTTGAATTTGTGATAATTTGTAAAATACATATGCTTGTGATAAAGAGCATAAGTCATAACTAAAAAAATTTTTTTTTGATATGAAATTTTTTATAGTCGAAATAAAATAAATGGTATTTTTTTTTTTTTTTTTTTCTCCATTTTCCTCATTCTTGTAAATATATACATCAAGAATTTTTTTTGTTGAATCAACAAAAAGTTGTGTAGTAATTCTTGGAATATTAATAATACCTAGAAAAATAGAAATAGACAGTTGTTCAACGCAAAATTGAAAAAAAAAAAAAGATTTACGAATTAATCGAGTTTTTTTTTTTTTTAATGTCTGCCAACTTTTTTTTGATGACTCAATTATTTTAGAATCATAACACAGTTTGTTACAACTATTAGTTAGTTTTTCTTTTTCTTTTGAAATTTTTTTCGTTTGATTTCTGATTGTCTTTATTTTATCAATCACATTTTTTATTTTGTTTTCGCTGAGTGAAGAATTTGGCCACTCCGTCGATTTTTTTTGAACAGATAGTTCATGAATCATCTGATTACTCATTATTGAATCTTTTTTAGTTTCATTTAATTCATATATTTCTCTCGGGCCAACTAATGGAATTCTATTTCGTTTTGAAAGGTTTTTTTTTTTTTCTTTTAGAAAAAGCAAGTTTTTTATAATCCAGTTTTTAATTTCTTTTTCGACTTTTAGGAAAATTGTTGCTCTTTCTTTGAAAATCCTTAAAACCGGAAAAGACTTCGTTTTGGATTTTTTGATTCTTTTTTTTAATTCTTTAAAAATAGGTTTAAAAAAAGAAGGCTTTGGTTTGGTAGAACCAAAAGGTAGGTCAGTTTCCAGCCCCCAAACTGTTAAAAAACGAAAATCATTTTTTTCTCCTTTTGTTTTTTTTAGTCGAGCCTTCTGAGATGATTGAAATTTATATTTATGCCAAGGTTTAAGATAAAACGGAAATAGGATTTTTATCTGAATACCATCCGTTAACCAGTTTCGTGGAAATTCTGTTTCGGATAGTTGAACCCCATTATAAGTACATTTAACATGCATTTCACGTTTCCACTCCTTTAAATCCTCTTCCCACTCGGGAAGTTGAAATAATACGATACGGATGCTATTTTTAATTATTATCAATAAAGGTAATATAATATATTTTCTAAGAATAGATTGAGTTACTAAAATAAAACCTCTTATTATTTGAGCAAATAAGAAGCTATCCCAAGTTTCCGCAATTTCTATACGTCTTTGTTCTTCTTTTTTTGATTGTTCTTCTTCGTTTTTATCAAAAAAAATTTTTTTTTTCCACATGAAATTTCTAAGAATTTTTTTTTTTAGCCCCCATATATCAAACGAAAAAAAAAAAAATTTATCTATTCTATCAAAAAAAAGGGGCGAATGTGCTTTTGCTTGCAAAAATTCCCAAATAACAGTTTTACGCCTTTGGGAA from the Brassica napus chloroplast, complete genome genome contains:
- the ndhH gene encoding NADH dehydrogenase subunit 7: MKRPVTGKDLMIVNMGPHHPSMHGVLRLIVTLDGEDVVDCEPILGYLHRGMEKIAENRAIIQYLPYVTRWDYLATMFTEAITVNGPEQLGNIQVPKRASYIRVIMLELSRIASHLLWLGPFMADIGAQTPFFYIFREREFVYDLFEAATGMRMMHNFFRIGGIAADLPYGWIDKCLDFCDYFLTEVVEYQKLITRNPIFLERVEGVGIIGGEEAINWGLSGPMLRASGIPWDLRKVDRYESYDEFEWEIQWQKQGDSLARYLVRLSEMTESIKIIQQALEGLPGGPYENLESRGFDKKRNPEWNDFEYRFISKKPSPTFELSKQELYVRVEAPKGELGIFLIGDQSGFPWRWKIRPPGFINLQILPELVKRMKLADIMTILGSIDIIMGEVDR
- the ndhA gene encoding NADH dehydrogenase subunit 1, whose translation is MIIYATEVQTINSFLRLESLKEVYGLIWIFVPIFSLVLGIITGVLVIVWLEREISAGIQQRIGPEYAGPLGILQALADGTKLLFKEDLRPSRGNTPLFSIGPSIAVISILLSYSVIPFSNHLVLADLNIGIFLWIAISSVAPIGLLMSGYGSNNKYSFLGGLRAAAQAISYEIPLTLCVLSISLLSNSLSTVDIVEAQSKYGFWGWNLWRQPIGFIIFLISSLAECERLPFDLPEAEEELIAGYQTEYSGIKFGLFYVASYLNLLISSLFVTVLYLGGWNISIPYISMLELFEKDQIFGTTIGIFITLAKTYLFLFISIATRWTLPRLRMDQLLNLGWKFLLPISLGNLLLTTSFQLFSL
- the rps15 gene encoding ribosomal protein S15; its protein translation is MIKNTFISFQEKKEESKGSVEFQVVSFTNKIRRLTSHLELHRKDYLSQRGLRKILGKRQRLLAYLSKKNRVRYKELINQLNIRELKTR
- the ycf1 gene encoding hypothetical protein, whose translation is MMVFQSFILGNLVSLCMKIINSVVVVGLYYGFLTTFSIGPSYLFLLRARVMDEGEEGTEKKVSATTGFIAGQLMMFISIYYAPLHLALGRPHTITVLALPYLLFHFFWNNHKHFFDYGSTTRNEMRNLRIQCVFLNNFIFQLFNHFILPSSMLARLVNIYMFRCNNKMLFVTSSFVGWLIGHILFMKWVGLVLVWIQQNNSIRSNVLIRSNKYKFLVSELRNSMTRIFSIILFITCVYYLGRIPSPIFTKKLKGTSETGGTKQDQEVSTEEAPFPSLFSEEREDLDKIDEMEEIGVNGKDKINKDDEFHVRTYYNYKTVSENRDGNKENSNLEFFKIKKKEDRELWFEKPFVTLVFDYKRWNRPNRYIKNDKIENTVRNEMSQYFFYTCQSDGKERISFTYPPNLSTFFEMIQKKIPSFTTEKKTSDQVYTCWSLVNEEKKENLKNEFLNRIEALDKKGSIENILEKTTRFCHNETQKEYLPKIYDPFLHGISRGRIKKLSPFQIITKTYKKKNIRGSWINKIHAILLKINSQKFEQTIEKFKRKSLSIEKKLYFFSEPQEEKIQSEEEIKIFKILFDVVIIYNNDQTLIKNFIDFHEINKQVPQWSYKLTSELEELEAETEENIPTEPGIRSRKAKRVVVFTDLKEPHNEIYTNLKDNQNSDQTDEMALIRYSQQSDFRREIIKGSMRSQRRKTVIWEFLQAKAHSPLFFDRIDKFFFFSFDIWGLKKKILRNFMWKKKIFFDKNEEEQSKKEEQRRIEIAETWDSFLFAQIIRGFILVTQSILRKYIILPLLIIIKNSIRIVLFQLPEWEEDLKEWKREMHVKCTYNGVQLSETEFPRNWLTDGIQIKILFPFYLKPWHKYKFQSSQKARLKKTKGEKNDFRFLTVWGLETDLPFGSTKPKPSFFKPIFKELKKRIKKSKTKSFPVLRIFKERATIFLKVEKEIKNWIIKNLLFLKEKKKNLSKRNRIPLVGPREIYELNETKKDSIMSNQMIHELSVQKKSTEWPNSSLSENKIKNVIDKIKTIRNQTKKISKEKEKLTNSCNKLCYDSKIIESSKKSWQTLKKKKTRLIRKSFFFFQFCVEQLSISIFLGIINIPRITTQLFVDSTKKILDVYIYKNEENGEKKKKKNTIYFISTIKNFISKKNFFSYDLCSLSQAYVFYKLSQIQVSNFSKLKSFFEYNIYITSFFVKNQIKDFFKEQGIFHYEWKDKTLLNSEINQWKNWLRSHSQYNLPQIAWARLVTQKWKKKLNQDSLVLNPSLNKVDSYEKKIFDNYKKQNFCEANLFFNPKHKQNFKKDSIYNLFCYKSIHSTEKFFDMSTGLENFLISCFLEKYNIRSIGEILHRKYLDWRILNFWFRKKVNIELDTRSKKKYIKTKVKNYKRIYKITKTSLANQKINFFDWMGMNEEILNPRITNFDFFFFPEFFLFSSTYKMKPWVIPIKSLLFNFNETKNVNKQITLKKKGFIPSNEKKFLRFFNLNKEENESAGQEEFESDKETKINTESALSKQEKNIEENYTESKIKKRKNKKKPKSNTEAELDLFLKRYSRFQLRWNCFFNQKILNNVKAYCLLVRLKNPTEITISCIERGEMSLDILMIEKNFTFSKLMKKGILIVEPVRLSVKNDGQLIIYRTIGISLVHKNKQKISKRSKKKSYIYKKKSLNFFVPETILSPKRRKEFRILICFNLKKKNARDRNSKFDTNIQNLTTVLNKKKDLDKDKKNLIKLKSFLWPNFRLEDLACMNRYWFNTTNGNHFSMIRIHMYTRFQMH